Within the Gemmatimonadaceae bacterium genome, the region CGTCCCGTCGCTGTTGCAGCGTGACTTCCGCGGTCGTGCGCATCACCGCCACCGGGGTGCGCAGCTCGTGCGCCGCGTCGGCCATGAACCGGCGCATGTGGGCGATGTTCCGTTCCACCGGCTCCATCGACTTGCCCGAGAGGAAGTACCCGCCGGCCGCCACGAGCACGAGCGCCGCGAACGCCGCGCTGCCAAAGGTCACGATCAGCGCCGCGTACTGGTCTTCCAACTGGACCTGGTCGGCCACCACCGCCGCCACCATCGTTATACCGCTCGCCAGCGTGAAACGCTCGGCGTGCAAGCGCAGAGTGTGGTCGTGCCGCGCGCGCCGCCGCCGGTCCACCACACCCTGCGCCACCGCGGCCCGCGCGGCCTCGCGAATCCAGGCGTCGACCACCGGCGGCTTCATCGGTCGCCCCAGCGAATCGAGCAGGTAAAGCTGGCGATCGGGGATGTGCAGTTCGTCCACCGCATCCACCACCAGGCCGTGCGCCGACCGGCTCTCCAACTCGCGAATCCGGGCCGCCCGCTCCAGCTCCAGCGTCGACTCGTGCAACGATACGTCCAACTGGCGTCCGAACTGGCGCCGCACCACCACGAACAGCCCGGCCCCCAGCAGTGTGAGAATAAGCCCCAGGGTGACCACGTACCACGCCGTGAGGCGCAGGCGCAGCGCGGTGAGCGGGCGGAGCGCCATCGCTCAGGGGCCGAAGCGGTAGCCGGCGCCGCGCAGGGTATGGATCAGCTTCGGTTCGAAGTCGTCGTCGATCTTGCGGCGCAACCGGCGCACCAGCACCTCGAGCACGTTGGTGAACGGATCGTGGTTCTCGTCCCATACGTGGGCCGTGATCGCCGCGCGATCGAGCACCTCGCCCGCATGCCGCGCGAACACCTCGAGCAGTGCGAATTCTTTGGCCGTCAACTCGATGTCCCGGCCGCCGCGCTTGACCTGGCGCGTATTGAGATCGACCGTCAGGTCCGCCACTTCCACGCGCTCCGGGGCGATTGCCGGGCCGCGTCGGGCCAACGCCCGCACCCGGGCCGCCAATTCGCTGAACGCGAATGGCTTGGACACATAGTCGTCCGCGCCGGCGTCGAGTCCGTGCACGCGGTCGTCCACGGCGTCGCGCGCCGTGAGCATCAGAATCGGTGTCGTGCTGCCACGCCGGCGGAGGTCGGCACAGAGATCGAACCCCGAGCCGCCCGGGAGCATCACGTCGAGCACGATCACGTCCTGCGCCCCGACTACGGCGCGCTCGTGTCCCTCGGCGTAGGTGGCCGCCGTGGTGACTTCCATGTGCATGTCCCGGAACCCGTCGCGCAGTGCGCGCAGCAGTTCCGGGTCGTCCTCCACGATCAGTACGCGCATGCGCGCCCCCTGGTCCGCACGTCCACGCCGGCGTCCCTCCGCGTTCGGATTGTGATGGCGGCGGGCCAAGGCATTGGTTCCGTCCGCACCCGCTGAATCTTACTCACGCG harbors:
- a CDS encoding response regulator transcription factor, whose protein sequence is MRVLIVEDDPELLRALRDGFRDMHMEVTTAATYAEGHERAVVGAQDVIVLDVMLPGGSGFDLCADLRRRGSTTPILMLTARDAVDDRVHGLDAGADDYVSKPFAFSELAARVRALARRGPAIAPERVEVADLTVDLNTRQVKRGGRDIELTAKEFALLEVFARHAGEVLDRAAITAHVWDENHDPFTNVLEVLVRRLRRKIDDDFEPKLIHTLRGAGYRFGP
- a CDS encoding ATP-binding protein codes for the protein MALRPLTALRLRLTAWYVVTLGLILTLLGAGLFVVVRRQFGRQLDVSLHESTLELERAARIRELESRSAHGLVVDAVDELHIPDRQLYLLDSLGRPMKPPVVDAWIREAARAAVAQGVVDRRRRARHDHTLRLHAERFTLASGITMVAAVVADQVQLEDQYAALIVTFGSAAFAALVLVAAGGYFLSGKSMEPVERNIAHMRRFMADAAHELRTPVAVMRTTAEVTLQQRRDDDAYRSALGVVEREAERLSGIVDDLLTLARADAGERPVQRQRTYLDDIVLDAVDAAGALATAKGVKLEVGTFEEAAIDADPTLVRQLVMNLLQNAIKFTPDGGQVHVDVAADDGHPTLVIADTGVGIAPEHLPHVFERFYRADQARVRAEGTGLGLAIVRWVADVHSAEIQLTSTVGAGTRVEVVFPRAPRPPVSS